One window of Flavobacteriales bacterium genomic DNA carries:
- a CDS encoding TolC family protein, translated as MRRIAFAMAAALMLPAAAQQLTADGAVRIALENNHGVRIARNSAAIAKLANNPGAAGMLPSVDANGAYSVDNSATKQEFFTGENREADNANAKSLSGEVELNWTLFDGLSMFAAKDRLEAVERIGESQLRQEVEGTTYDVLTGYYQLVQLEKAVLVQREAMQTSRERLKITETGERVGASSGLELVQARLDLSTDSAQMLALLQRTAMARTGLNTLLARDPGTAFEVDTMIPPAEALELPALQEAALAANTTLQQAREERMVADLSVKELRGTLLPKLNGFANYGYSRSTSEVGFLKSNQRLGPQYGLTLSVPLFRGGAIKAVKQAKLAVEQADLSLQQTQLELQRDILDTWSQYENARQRVALEEANLGGSRTQMQVALESYRIGVSTAVQLRDVQQGVVTAENRLLTAQFEAKVAELQLRWLAGKLF; from the coding sequence ATGAGACGCATCGCCTTCGCCATGGCCGCCGCGCTGATGTTGCCGGCCGCCGCACAACAACTCACGGCGGACGGTGCCGTGCGCATCGCCCTGGAGAACAACCACGGCGTGCGTATCGCCCGCAACTCCGCCGCCATCGCCAAGTTGGCCAATAACCCGGGTGCTGCGGGCATGCTCCCTTCCGTGGACGCGAACGGTGCATACAGCGTGGACAACTCAGCCACCAAACAGGAATTCTTCACCGGAGAAAACCGCGAAGCCGACAACGCCAATGCGAAGTCCCTCAGCGGTGAGGTGGAACTGAACTGGACGCTCTTCGACGGGTTGTCCATGTTCGCTGCGAAGGACAGGCTGGAAGCCGTGGAACGCATCGGTGAAAGTCAGCTTCGGCAGGAGGTGGAAGGAACGACCTACGATGTGCTCACCGGCTACTACCAACTGGTGCAGCTTGAAAAAGCCGTGCTGGTGCAGCGTGAAGCCATGCAGACCTCACGGGAACGGCTGAAGATCACCGAGACCGGAGAGCGTGTGGGCGCATCCTCAGGCCTGGAACTGGTGCAGGCACGGCTGGACCTCAGCACGGACAGCGCACAGATGCTGGCACTGCTGCAACGGACCGCCATGGCCCGGACCGGCCTCAACACACTGCTCGCCCGCGATCCCGGCACTGCTTTCGAGGTGGACACGATGATCCCTCCTGCGGAAGCATTGGAGCTGCCCGCGCTGCAAGAGGCCGCACTGGCCGCCAACACCACGCTGCAACAGGCCCGCGAGGAGCGCATGGTGGCCGATCTTTCCGTGAAGGAGCTGCGCGGCACCTTGCTCCCCAAGCTGAACGGCTTCGCGAACTACGGCTATTCGCGCAGCACTTCCGAGGTGGGCTTCCTGAAGAGCAATCAACGCCTCGGCCCGCAATACGGCTTGACCCTGAGCGTGCCCCTCTTTCGTGGCGGCGCCATCAAGGCCGTGAAACAGGCGAAACTGGCCGTCGAGCAGGCGGACCTTTCGCTTCAACAAACACAACTGGAATTGCAGCGCGACATTTTGGACACCTGGAGCCAGTATGAAAATGCCCGGCAGCGCGTGGCCTTGGAGGAAGCGAACCTCGGCGGGTCACGCACGCAAATGCAAGTCGCGCTTGAGAGCTATCGCATCGGTGTGAGCACGGCGGTGCAGCTCCGCGACGTACAACAGGGCGTGGTGACCGCGGAAAACCGCCTGCTCACCGCACAGTTCGAGGCGAAAGTCGCCGAACTGCAATTGCGTTGGCTGGCCGGGAAACTGTTCTGA
- a CDS encoding DUF1801 domain-containing protein: MRSTAITVTNYLQQLPPDRQVPMEKLRATIAENLPSGFTETMGYGMIGFVVPHELYSAGYHCDPKLPLPFINIASQKHFIALYHMGLYADTELLEWFTSEYSKQVPTKLDMGKSGVRFKKPERIPFALIAELAGKMTVQDWVERYELSFGR; the protein is encoded by the coding sequence ATGCGATCCACAGCGATCACGGTGACCAACTATCTGCAGCAATTGCCGCCCGATCGGCAGGTACCGATGGAGAAGTTGCGCGCCACCATCGCGGAGAACCTGCCAAGCGGGTTCACGGAGACAATGGGCTATGGGATGATCGGCTTTGTGGTACCTCATGAACTCTACTCTGCTGGTTACCATTGCGACCCGAAGCTTCCCCTCCCCTTCATCAACATCGCCTCGCAGAAGCACTTCATCGCCTTGTACCACATGGGGCTATATGCGGACACGGAGTTGTTGGAGTGGTTCACCTCGGAATACAGCAAGCAGGTGCCGACCAAGTTGGACATGGGCAAGAGCGGTGTGCGGTTCAAGAAGCCCGAGCGGATACCGTTTGCGCTGATCGCCGAGCTGGCGGGAAAGATGACGGTGCAGGACTGGGTGGAGCGCTACGAATTGAGCTTCGGCCGATAA
- a CDS encoding L,D-transpeptidase family protein — MKSTLVTLIGFAALLLTSCGENKPTPRPTIAQEAKVINTFFETRKPYTTRRLDSADVLDFLDRNPQYRGDSAEIREFYKGRGLQYAWFVNDSLSTAADAMLNLLDPLANDTVADPWRNLLAEARADTTGNDSLRLHVELGLTAQFFLMAHKEYGGYVQGDLRELDWYIPRRKKNYTMLLDSLVAGRTDLSPIEPVHQQYQGLKYRLQRYFEVEAEGHLDTFAFRKSAFAMGDSLPEYCELRHRLFQLGDLWVDSIAYTMDSTLFKAVVNFQERHGLEGTGKLDAELAAALNVPITDRIRTILLNMERLRWVNPLPPKDQLLVNIPEYRLHVFEDGKETWDMKVVVGAVATHTVIFSGELSQIAFAPYWNVPKSIIRNEIAPAMRRNTNYLAKHRMEVVRGGEVVPTSSVDWKTWEGGGPFRVRQRPGADNSLGLVKFLFPNEFSIYLHDTPAKSRFIPEKRAFSHGCIRLSEPKKLADHLLRNDTTWTPEAIDKAMHADKEKVINLRPPMPVTIGYFTAWVDSKGRLNFRDDVYGHDARLAGELFAPETIPASGPAGTTDSTRVAGLR; from the coding sequence ATGAAATCTACCCTCGTCACCTTGATCGGATTTGCCGCGCTACTATTGACCTCCTGTGGGGAGAATAAGCCAACGCCGCGCCCGACCATCGCCCAGGAGGCCAAGGTGATCAACACCTTCTTTGAGACGCGCAAGCCATACACAACCCGCCGGTTGGATAGTGCCGATGTGCTCGATTTCCTGGACAGGAACCCGCAGTACCGGGGTGATTCGGCTGAGATCCGCGAGTTCTACAAGGGGCGGGGCCTGCAGTATGCCTGGTTCGTGAACGACAGCCTCTCCACCGCCGCGGACGCGATGCTCAACCTGTTGGACCCGTTGGCCAATGACACCGTGGCCGATCCTTGGCGGAATCTGCTGGCCGAAGCGCGCGCGGACACCACCGGGAACGACAGCCTGCGCCTGCACGTGGAGCTGGGCCTCACCGCGCAGTTCTTCCTCATGGCGCACAAGGAATACGGTGGATATGTGCAAGGCGATCTGCGGGAGCTCGATTGGTACATCCCACGCCGCAAGAAGAACTACACCATGCTGCTGGACTCCCTAGTAGCGGGGCGCACTGATCTCTCGCCGATCGAGCCGGTGCATCAGCAGTACCAAGGGCTCAAGTACCGCTTGCAGCGCTATTTCGAGGTGGAAGCGGAAGGGCATCTGGACACCTTCGCTTTCCGGAAAAGCGCGTTCGCCATGGGCGATTCGCTGCCGGAATACTGCGAACTGCGCCACCGCCTCTTCCAACTGGGCGACCTGTGGGTGGACTCCATCGCCTACACCATGGACAGCACGCTCTTCAAGGCCGTGGTGAATTTCCAGGAGCGCCACGGGCTGGAAGGCACCGGGAAGCTGGACGCCGAATTGGCGGCGGCCTTGAACGTGCCCATCACCGACCGCATCCGCACTATCCTGCTGAACATGGAACGCCTGCGCTGGGTGAACCCCTTGCCACCGAAGGATCAACTGCTGGTGAACATCCCTGAGTATCGCCTGCATGTGTTCGAGGACGGTAAGGAGACTTGGGACATGAAGGTGGTGGTGGGCGCGGTGGCCACGCACACGGTGATCTTCAGCGGCGAACTTTCCCAGATCGCATTTGCGCCTTACTGGAACGTTCCGAAGAGCATCATCAGGAATGAGATCGCGCCCGCCATGCGCCGCAACACGAACTACCTCGCCAAGCACCGCATGGAGGTGGTGCGCGGTGGCGAGGTCGTCCCCACAAGCAGTGTTGATTGGAAGACCTGGGAGGGAGGCGGTCCTTTCCGTGTGAGGCAGCGTCCGGGAGCTGACAATTCCTTGGGCCTGGTGAAATTCCTCTTCCCCAACGAGTTCAGCATCTACCTCCATGACACACCGGCGAAGAGCAGGTTCATTCCGGAGAAGCGCGCCTTCAGCCATGGCTGCATCCGCTTGAGCGAGCCGAAGAAGTTGGCGGATCATCTCCTGCGCAACGACACCACCTGGACACCGGAGGCCATCGACAAGGCCATGCACGCGGACAAGGAGAAGGTGATCAACCTACGGCCGCCGATGCCCGTGACGATCGGCTATTTCACTGCGTGGGTGGACAGCAAGGGCAGGCTCAACTTCCGCGACGACGTATACGGGCATGACGCCCGGCTTGCCGGGGAACTCTTCGCGCCGGAGACCATTCCGGCTTCCGGCCCGGCCGGAACAACGGACAGCACGCGTGTGGCAGGCTTGCGCTGA
- a CDS encoding murein L,D-transpeptidase catalytic domain family protein gives MSYLLLISFASFFAPAPSAPLPAAPVVEAATNTTAEALFVDCGLSGILDETAFVKALQSRSAHHAASHIIAVADMTRPSSEKRLFIIDLDARKLLLRTWVAHGKNSGELYCNSVSNKSGSLQTSKGLYRVGKKIFSPKHGDALLLHGLDAGVNSAAEKREIIMHAASYVGADFIAAHGRLGRSFGCPAVAQEVMPKVIDLLEGQLLYVFAK, from the coding sequence TTGTCCTACCTGCTCCTTATCAGCTTCGCAAGCTTCTTTGCGCCCGCCCCCTCGGCCCCGCTTCCAGCGGCTCCGGTGGTGGAGGCTGCCACGAACACCACGGCTGAAGCGCTGTTTGTGGATTGTGGCCTGAGCGGAATTTTGGACGAAACAGCTTTTGTTAAAGCCCTTCAAAGTCGCAGTGCTCATCACGCGGCCAGCCACATCATCGCCGTGGCGGACATGACGCGCCCTTCCTCGGAGAAGCGCCTCTTCATCATCGACCTCGATGCGCGCAAGTTGCTGCTGCGTACGTGGGTGGCCCATGGCAAGAACTCCGGTGAGCTGTACTGCAATTCGGTGAGCAACAAGAGCGGATCCTTGCAGACCAGCAAGGGCCTGTACCGCGTGGGAAAGAAGATCTTCAGCCCCAAGCACGGCGATGCGCTGTTGCTCCATGGCCTTGACGCCGGTGTGAATTCCGCCGCGGAGAAGCGTGAGATCATCATGCACGCCGCCAGCTATGTGGGCGCGGACTTCATTGCAGCACATGGCCGCTTGGGCCGGAGCTTTGGATGCCCTGCGGTGGCTCAGGAGGTGATGCCCAAGGTGATCGACCTGCTGGAGGGGCAGTTGCTTTATGTGTTTGCGAAGTGA
- a CDS encoding SH3 domain-containing protein: protein MTLQAFAQVKVKGYYRKDGTYVKPHYRSNPDGNPYNNWSYPGNTNPYTGKTATGNPDTYLKNYNNRSSSSSSSSSYTYPSTTYSTPSSSSYNGTSSSYYSNNYVTANTLNVRSGPSTNYSVIGSVTYADNVKVVESYTNGWKKIQYTYYDMDSYSTKTKLGYVSGSYLSSSNPYFKDNTINYSNYSNSTSNSYSTLSSTSSPYGNGNGRITIWTNCGTDGEIKIYLDGSYIGKLTQFFTDGTPDCGESGTLSINKPAGTYKIEAKGSENVWSGTITISKDRCLIQGLEK from the coding sequence ATGACCTTGCAAGCATTTGCACAAGTTAAGGTCAAAGGATATTACAGAAAGGACGGAACTTATGTTAAACCACATTACAGGTCTAACCCAGACGGAAATCCTTATAATAATTGGAGCTACCCAGGAAACACAAACCCATATACGGGCAAGACTGCAACAGGGAATCCTGATACTTACTTAAAAAATTATAATAATCGTTCTTCGAGTAGCTCAAGTTCTTCTTCATATACCTATCCTTCAACGACATATTCAACTCCTTCAAGTAGTAGTTATAATGGAACAAGCAGTTCCTATTATTCAAATAATTATGTGACTGCAAATACCTTAAATGTACGTTCAGGTCCTTCCACTAATTATTCTGTTATTGGTTCAGTAACTTATGCTGACAATGTAAAAGTGGTCGAATCTTACACTAACGGATGGAAGAAAATACAATATACATATTACGATATGGACTCATATTCAACCAAGACAAAATTAGGATATGTTTCAGGCAGTTATCTAAGCTCATCAAATCCTTACTTCAAAGACAATACTATAAATTATAGTAACTATTCGAATTCCACTTCAAACAGCTATTCCACTTTAAGTTCTACATCTTCACCATACGGAAATGGAAATGGCAGAATTACAATTTGGACTAATTGTGGCACGGACGGTGAGATTAAAATTTATTTGGATGGTTCTTATATTGGTAAATTAACTCAATTTTTTACTGATGGAACTCCTGATTGTGGTGAATCAGGAACTTTGTCAATAAATAAACCAGCAGGAACTTATAAGATTGAAGCAAAAGGTAGTGAAAATGTTTGGAGCGGAACAATTACAATAAGCAAAGATAGATGTTTAATTCAAGGACTTGAAAAATAA
- a CDS encoding alpha/beta fold hydrolase: MKYCKTFIILSLLLCISSCNSQNADFAISTDKTHIHFKTFGTGKPLLLINGGPGMNSNGFQSLAEKLGNTNLSIIYDQRGTGKSILNVLDSSTITMKLMIDDIESIRKKMKIEKWSILGHSFGGMVASYYATLYPEHIDKIILSSSGGIDLDLLTYVQTEINSKLSKDDLDSVNYWTNKISEGDTSHYAKLERGRHLAPAYVIDKNFIPAIAERLTQGNPTVSQLIWTDLAKMNFNCENKLRSFNKPVLIIQGKHDIIKAETAEKAHKVLSNSKIVFLEHCIHYGWLDNEESYFQNINDFLSS, from the coding sequence ATGAAATATTGTAAAACCTTTATCATTCTGTCTCTTCTGCTTTGCATTTCATCATGCAACAGCCAAAATGCAGACTTTGCAATAAGCACAGACAAAACACATATCCATTTTAAAACATTCGGAACTGGGAAGCCACTGCTATTAATAAATGGCGGTCCTGGTATGAATAGTAACGGATTTCAAAGTCTGGCGGAAAAGTTAGGAAATACTAACCTCTCTATCATTTACGATCAAAGAGGAACTGGGAAATCAATTTTAAACGTGTTGGATTCGAGTACTATTACTATGAAATTAATGATAGATGATATTGAATCCATTCGAAAAAAAATGAAAATCGAGAAATGGTCGATATTGGGTCATTCATTTGGGGGAATGGTTGCGTCATATTACGCAACGCTGTATCCTGAACACATTGATAAAATTATATTGTCATCATCTGGGGGTATTGATTTGGATTTACTTACTTATGTTCAAACAGAAATTAATTCTAAATTAAGTAAAGACGACTTGGACTCAGTGAATTACTGGACAAACAAAATCAGTGAAGGGGACACAAGTCATTATGCAAAACTTGAAAGAGGCAGACATTTAGCACCTGCATATGTAATTGACAAAAATTTTATTCCAGCAATAGCAGAGAGATTAACGCAAGGAAACCCAACCGTAAGTCAACTGATATGGACAGACCTTGCAAAAATGAACTTTAATTGCGAAAATAAATTAAGGTCATTTAATAAACCTGTATTGATTATTCAGGGCAAACATGATATTATTAAAGCGGAAACTGCTGAAAAAGCACATAAAGTTTTGTCAAACTCAAAAATCGTTTTCTTGGAACATTGTATCCATTATGGCTGGTTAGACAATGAAGAAAGTTATTTTCAGAATATAAACGATTTTTTAAGTTCATAA
- a CDS encoding alpha/beta hydrolase encodes MRIHHILLGLGLSGILASCNVVKMSFRHDAKVFQKSGLRSYTFTDTAGPHYTWSSTAPGSADDGRPKLMLVHGITSQSLMWAKNVKDLSKDFDLIIPDLISHGHSTSEWSGNSVDAQVAHLQLILDSLGVQKPVDLVGNSYGGAIAANFAEQHPHRVKTLVIDDGPASDYTVAMADSVARSVGAKDIGDLFNPQNKVEQKRLLSLVLYKPVKAPGFVFRQINDMMKAKAPQTSALLHDLLNHEDQYAHKAYTWPMPVYVFWGEGDRLIPLSVGKGIAARNHLPADHLIIFPEAGHVANIEKPEEFEKELRRVLGE; translated from the coding sequence ATGCGCATCCATCACATCCTGCTCGGCCTCGGACTATCAGGCATTCTCGCCTCCTGCAACGTGGTGAAGATGAGCTTCCGCCATGATGCCAAGGTGTTTCAGAAAAGCGGCCTGCGATCCTACACCTTCACCGACACGGCCGGTCCGCACTACACATGGAGCAGCACTGCGCCCGGCAGCGCCGATGATGGCCGCCCCAAGCTGATGCTCGTCCATGGCATCACCAGCCAAAGCCTGATGTGGGCCAAGAACGTGAAGGACCTGTCCAAGGATTTCGACCTGATCATACCGGACCTGATCAGCCACGGCCACAGCACCTCGGAATGGAGCGGCAACAGCGTGGATGCGCAGGTGGCACATCTGCAACTGATCCTCGACAGCTTGGGTGTTCAAAAGCCCGTAGATCTGGTGGGCAATTCCTATGGCGGCGCTATCGCGGCGAATTTCGCGGAGCAGCACCCGCACCGCGTGAAGACGTTGGTGATCGACGACGGCCCCGCCAGCGACTACACCGTGGCCATGGCGGACAGCGTGGCGCGCTCAGTAGGGGCGAAGGACATCGGCGACCTCTTCAACCCGCAGAACAAAGTGGAGCAAAAACGCCTGCTCTCACTTGTGTTGTACAAGCCCGTCAAGGCACCGGGCTTCGTGTTCCGGCAGATCAATGACATGATGAAGGCCAAGGCCCCGCAGACATCGGCGCTGCTGCACGACCTGCTGAACCACGAGGACCAATACGCCCACAAGGCCTACACTTGGCCCATGCCCGTCTACGTGTTCTGGGGCGAAGGCGACCGTTTGATCCCCCTATCCGTGGGCAAGGGCATCGCCGCGCGGAACCACTTACCTGCTGACCACCTCATCATCTTTCCGGAGGCCGGGCATGTAGCCAACATCGAAAAGCCGGAAGAGTTTGAGAAGGAGCTGCGGCGGGTATTGGGGGAGTGA
- a CDS encoding pentapeptide repeat-containing protein, which yields MEPKAHFEKTFTKVKWSNQSVPDREFEACTFTQCDLSHSDFSRSKFAECTFIGCDLSMVKLAEVSLRDVAFKECKLLGVDFSLCKEMLFSPSFDQCMMDHAVFHKRKMNGTQFIRCTMKGVDFENAHLENAVFERCDLDRAVFVNTHLQKADLSTAFNIAIDPERNKLKGAKFSVEGALALLTKYGVRIE from the coding sequence ATGGAGCCGAAAGCACATTTCGAGAAGACTTTCACCAAGGTGAAGTGGAGCAACCAGTCCGTGCCCGACCGGGAATTCGAGGCCTGCACCTTCACGCAGTGCGACCTTTCCCATAGCGATTTTTCGCGCAGCAAGTTCGCGGAATGCACTTTCATCGGCTGCGACCTGTCGATGGTCAAATTGGCCGAGGTGTCCTTGCGCGATGTGGCCTTCAAGGAGTGCAAGCTGTTAGGCGTGGACTTCAGCTTGTGCAAAGAGATGCTCTTCAGCCCTTCCTTCGATCAGTGCATGATGGACCACGCGGTCTTCCACAAGCGGAAGATGAACGGCACGCAGTTCATCCGCTGCACCATGAAGGGCGTGGACTTCGAGAATGCCCACTTGGAGAACGCCGTCTTCGAGCGCTGCGACCTTGATCGTGCGGTCTTCGTGAACACGCACTTGCAGAAGGCTGACCTCAGCACGGCGTTCAACATCGCGATCGACCCGGAGCGGAACAAGTTGAAAGGCGCCAAGTTCTCCGTGGAAGGCGCGCTGGCGTTGCTGACGAAGTACGGGGTGAGGATCGAGTAA
- a CDS encoding cysteine desulfurase, which translates to MERIYLDNAATTQLDPEVIDAMLPYLREHYGNPSAVHAFGRRARAGIEQSRRMVAKLINCAPGEIVFTSCGTEADNMALMCSVRDLGVKHIITSPIEHHAVEHVALDLQRSGAAKVHWLRLMPDGKADLAHLEELLKAHDRVLVSLMHANNELGTRNDLVAIGDLCRKYDALFHTDTVQTMGHYHFDLEQLPVDFLTCSAHKFHGPKGVGFLYMRNGSVLKPMLVGGTQERNMRAGTENIIGIVALAKAMEVAYRDLDAHIKHVQGLKTRMMKAIKAAFPEASVNGDPSSDSLYTVLNIHFPDDGKGEMLIYNMDIEGIACSGGSACSSGSNKGSHVIEALYPGRTGANIRFSFSKFNTGAEVDRAVEVLQRVMAPVALKA; encoded by the coding sequence ATGGAACGCATCTATCTCGACAACGCCGCCACCACCCAGCTCGACCCCGAGGTCATCGACGCCATGTTGCCCTACCTGCGCGAGCATTACGGCAACCCCAGCGCCGTGCATGCCTTCGGGCGAAGGGCGCGCGCGGGCATCGAACAGTCACGGCGAATGGTGGCGAAACTCATCAACTGCGCACCCGGCGAGATCGTCTTTACCAGCTGTGGCACCGAAGCGGATAACATGGCCCTGATGTGCAGCGTGCGCGATCTCGGCGTGAAGCACATCATCACCTCGCCGATCGAGCACCATGCCGTAGAGCATGTGGCGCTGGATCTCCAACGCTCAGGTGCTGCCAAAGTCCACTGGCTGCGCTTGATGCCGGATGGCAAGGCGGACCTAGCACATTTGGAGGAACTGCTGAAGGCGCACGACCGCGTCCTTGTCTCGCTGATGCATGCCAACAACGAGTTGGGCACGCGCAACGACCTGGTCGCCATCGGGGACCTGTGCCGCAAGTACGACGCCCTATTCCACACGGACACGGTGCAGACCATGGGCCACTACCACTTCGACCTGGAGCAGTTACCCGTTGATTTCCTCACCTGCAGCGCGCACAAATTCCACGGCCCGAAAGGTGTGGGCTTCCTCTACATGCGGAATGGATCCGTGTTGAAACCGATGCTCGTGGGCGGCACACAGGAGCGCAACATGCGCGCGGGCACGGAGAACATCATCGGTATCGTGGCATTGGCGAAAGCGATGGAAGTGGCCTATCGCGACCTGGATGCGCACATCAAGCATGTGCAGGGCCTGAAGACCCGCATGATGAAGGCCATCAAAGCAGCCTTCCCGGAGGCCTCGGTGAACGGGGATCCCAGCTCGGACAGTCTGTACACCGTGCTCAACATCCACTTCCCCGATGACGGCAAGGGCGAGATGTTGATCTACAACATGGACATCGAAGGCATCGCGTGCAGCGGCGGAAGCGCTTGCAGCAGCGGCAGCAACAAGGGCAGCCACGTCATCGAGGCGCTGTACCCCGGGCGCACCGGGGCGAACATCCGCTTCTCCTTCAGCAAGTTCAACACCGGGGCCGAAGTGGACCGCGCGGTGGAAGTGCTGCAAAGAGTGATGGCCCCTGTGGCGCTGAAAGCTTGA
- the glmM gene encoding phosphoglucosamine mutase, with protein sequence MTLIRSISGIRGTIGGTPGEGLSPLDVVRYTAAFGQLMKKASGKAAPKAVIGRDARLSGPMVADLVRGTLVGLGFEVIDLGLATTPTVELAVAGEGADAGIILTASHNPKQWNALKLLNAKGEFISAEQGAEVLRLAESDAIEFSPVDELGSVRTDDSWTKKHITAILGLDLVDVEAIRSRNFRVVVDAVNSVGGTVVPELLKALGVAEIVKLYCDPTGEFPHNPEPLPEHLKDLCDTVVKHNADLGIAVDPDVDRLALVSEDGSLFGEEYTLVACADHVLASRPGDTVSNLSSTRALDDVAERHGRKRHASAVGEVNVVELMRKVNAPIGGEGNGGVILSELHYGRDALVGIAIFLTLLAKKGVKTSELRKSYPDYFISKNKIELQPGMDVQALVDAMQERHKAEKHSTVDGLRIEFGKEWVHLRKSNTEPIVRIYAESDSAEKAETLARRIMGEMQELAAAGMPG encoded by the coding sequence ATGACCTTGATCCGCTCCATTTCCGGCATTCGTGGCACTATCGGCGGCACTCCCGGTGAAGGCCTTTCTCCCCTTGATGTGGTCCGCTATACTGCGGCGTTCGGCCAATTGATGAAGAAGGCTTCCGGGAAGGCGGCCCCCAAGGCTGTGATCGGCCGGGACGCCCGGCTCAGTGGGCCCATGGTGGCCGACTTGGTGCGCGGCACGCTCGTCGGGCTGGGCTTCGAGGTGATCGACCTCGGGCTGGCCACCACGCCCACGGTGGAATTGGCCGTTGCGGGCGAAGGGGCCGACGCTGGCATCATCCTCACCGCCAGCCACAATCCCAAGCAATGGAACGCCTTGAAGCTGCTCAACGCAAAGGGCGAGTTCATCAGCGCGGAACAGGGTGCGGAGGTGTTGCGCCTTGCGGAAAGCGATGCGATCGAGTTCTCCCCCGTGGACGAGCTCGGCAGCGTCCGGACCGATGATAGCTGGACGAAGAAGCATATCACGGCGATCCTGGGCCTGGATCTCGTGGATGTCGAGGCGATCAGGTCACGCAACTTCCGCGTGGTGGTGGATGCCGTAAATTCCGTGGGCGGAACGGTGGTGCCGGAGCTGCTGAAAGCGTTGGGCGTGGCCGAAATAGTGAAGTTGTACTGCGATCCCACCGGCGAATTCCCGCACAACCCGGAGCCGTTGCCGGAGCACCTGAAGGACCTTTGCGACACGGTGGTGAAGCACAATGCCGACCTCGGCATCGCCGTGGACCCCGACGTGGACCGGCTTGCGCTGGTCAGCGAGGACGGCAGCCTCTTCGGCGAGGAATACACTTTGGTGGCCTGCGCGGATCATGTGTTGGCGAGCCGCCCCGGCGATACCGTGAGCAACCTCAGCAGCACCCGCGCACTGGACGATGTGGCCGAGCGGCACGGAAGGAAGCGCCACGCCAGCGCAGTGGGAGAGGTGAACGTGGTGGAACTGATGCGTAAGGTGAATGCGCCCATCGGCGGCGAAGGCAACGGCGGCGTCATCCTCAGCGAACTGCACTATGGACGTGATGCGCTGGTCGGCATCGCGATCTTCCTCACGTTGCTGGCGAAGAAGGGCGTGAAGACCAGCGAACTGCGCAAGAGCTACCCGGACTACTTCATCAGCAAGAACAAGATCGAGCTACAGCCCGGCATGGACGTGCAAGCACTCGTGGATGCCATGCAGGAGCGCCACAAGGCCGAGAAGCACAGCACCGTGGACGGCCTGCGCATCGAGTTCGGCAAGGAGTGGGTACACCTTCGGAAGAGCAATACGGAGCCGATCGTGCGGATCTATGCGGAGAGCGATAGTGCCGAAAAGGCCGAAACGCTGGCCCGTAGGATCATGGGCGAGATGCAGGAATTGGCGGCGGCGGGCATGCCCGGCTGA